The Gasterosteus aculeatus chromosome 8, fGasAcu3.hap1.1, whole genome shotgun sequence genome has a window encoding:
- the foxq2 gene encoding forkhead box Q2 gives MSLNSEMTMEDRSSCAGGKERLGFSFTIDYLLFNKGVKGSKEEATGSRTPEQTANNLLNHQNPKPEEVGIRSGVQEKRRQRSEAETEERKVKEEEGDDEQREEGEEEVTTTTTSNGGAPERSADKPNQSYIALISKAILASKQKKLLLCDIYQWIMDQYPYFKSKDKNWRNSVRHNLSLNDCFVKAGRSDNGKGHFWAIHPTNYRDFSNGDYQCRRARRRVRRVAGQLPFSPLAPPYHPALVRSQKTSYWCCPQAQTLPLSCLAPRVYWPWSSMQPQLGFHPGLHDSVP, from the exons ATGAGTCTTAATTCCGAGATGACAATGGAGGACAGAAGCAGCTGCGCCGGCGGCAAAGAAAGGCTGGGATTTAGCTTCACTATTGACTACCTTCTATTCAATAAAGGAGTCAAAGGTTCTAAAGAAGAAGCGACAGGAAGTCGTACACCAGAGCAGACGGCAAACAACCTGCTAAATCATCAGAATCCTAAACCCGAAGAGGTGGGGATTCGCTCCGGCGTGCAGGAGAAGCGGCGGCAGAGGTCAGAGGCAGAGACCGAGGAGAGGAAAgtcaaagaagaggagggggatgaTGAGCaacgagaggagggggaggaggaagtgaccaccaccaccacctctaaCGGCGGCGCGCCTGAAAGGTCTGCGGACAAACCCAACCAGTCGTACATCGCCCTCATCTCCAAGGCGATCCTGGCGTCGAAGCAGAAGAAACTGCTGCTGTGCGACATCTACCAGTGGATCATGGACCAATACCCTTACTTCAAGAGTAAG GATAAAAACTGGAGGAACAGCGTGCGCCACAACTTGTCCCTGAACGACTGCTTCGTCAAAGCGGGCCGCAGTGACAACGGTAAAGGCCACTTCTGGGCGATCCACCCGACCAACTACCGGGACTTTTCCAACGGGGACTACCAATGTCGGAGGGCGCGGCGGAGAGTACGCAGGGTGGCGGGACAGCTCCCCTTCTCACCCCTGGCCCCCCCCTACCACCCTGCCCTCGTCCGGTCCCAGAAGACGAGCTACTGGTGCTGCCCTCAAGCCCAAACGCTCCCTCTGTCCTGCTTGGCTCCACGGGTCTACTGGCCCTGGTCCAGCATGCAGCCACAATTGGGGTTCCACCCGGGCCTCCACGACTCCGTACCCTGA